Proteins encoded together in one Deltaproteobacteria bacterium window:
- a CDS encoding 3-oxoacyl-ACP reductase FabG, translated as MRLKERVAIVTGGARGLGRAFALRLAQEGARVMVMNIVLRDKDLEDMKETVRQIQDLGGDARYFQGDVSSENDCRAMAEATEAAFGRMDILINNAAVYEGLVRKPFDEIGLDEWDRVMRVNVKGAFLCVRSVYPYMKAQQYGKIVNLCSETAFTGSHGFVHYVTSKGGILAMTRALAVELGPHNICINAVAPGFTDTESSRSLTDVTKYDTSKTPLQRLGTPDDITGAALFLASPESDFITGQTVVVDGGRYMH; from the coding sequence ATGCGGCTGAAGGAGAGGGTGGCCATTGTGACGGGCGGGGCGCGGGGACTGGGCAGGGCCTTCGCGCTTCGGTTGGCGCAGGAAGGGGCCCGTGTCATGGTCATGAACATCGTGCTCAGGGACAAGGACCTGGAGGATATGAAGGAAACGGTGCGGCAGATCCAGGACCTAGGGGGGGATGCGCGGTATTTTCAGGGGGATGTCTCCAGCGAGAACGACTGCCGCGCCATGGCCGAGGCAACCGAAGCGGCATTCGGACGTATGGACATCCTCATCAATAATGCCGCGGTGTACGAGGGTCTGGTGCGGAAGCCGTTCGACGAGATCGGCCTGGACGAATGGGACCGGGTCATGAGGGTGAACGTCAAGGGGGCCTTCCTGTGCGTGCGTTCGGTTTATCCGTACATGAAGGCGCAGCAGTATGGAAAAATCGTCAATCTCTGCTCGGAAACGGCCTTTACCGGATCCCACGGCTTTGTCCACTATGTGACATCCAAAGGAGGCATCCTGGCCATGACCCGGGCCCTGGCCGTGGAACTGGGCCCCCACAACATCTGCATCAACGCGGTTGCGCCGGGGTTCACCGACACCGAATCGAGCCGTTCTCTCACCGATGTGACCAAATATGATACCTCCAAAACCCCGCTTCAGCGCCTGGGGACCCCGGACGACATCACCGGTGCGGCCCTGTTCCTGGCCTCCCCGGAGAGCGACTTCATCACCGGGCAGACCGTGGTGGTGGATGGGGGGCGGTATATGCATTGA